A region of the Antedon mediterranea chromosome 4, ecAntMedi1.1, whole genome shotgun sequence genome:
TTGGCTGAGCGCCGGCAGCTGGTCGCTCCGTGCTTCTGATTGTTGTAGTTCAGAATGTTTGTATTCAAAGGAAGATTTGCTGACaggttattaataataatagtcttgtcaaaaatatctatatataaaaaagtaataataattataataatatttatttggtcaCTAATAAAATAACCAGAAGTGAGAATAGACACAAAAACAGATTTTGCACTGACTCCCAAGTAGTTTAGCTGTCAAAAGGGAGGGGGGAGCGTGTACCCCATCACTACCCCTAGATCAAGTAGTATGATGGTTTCTATTACTTAGTAATCCTAAtcatgtatgttttatttagcaACATGGGTACAAATCTGGTGGAAGTGACCTTTTGGTGGACATTGTACAAAAAATGACATTTGTAAAGTGTAATGTAAAATTTCGTACATAAttcttataaattaatattgtattcaGGTTCGAGCTGGTGAATCCCTGATGACACTCGTAGCCGACATCAAACAGTTTCTTATTCTAAATGACTTTCCATCAGTTAATGAAGCCATTACCAAAAGGTCACGTTATTTAAAGGGAGTACAGACAGATATTGATGTAAAACTCATACAGCTTCGAGATGACCTCACAAAGGACCTATATGACATTGAGGAAGAGTACTACTCTTCACGATACAAGTGAATACTGCACAGGAGCATTAATGGGTACAGCCAGCAAACAACTTGTACACTTATGATATGACCTCTCTAATATGACCCCTATACAACATTGAAGAAGAGTATTACTCTTCATGTTACAAGTGAATACTGCACAGGAGCATTAATGGGTACAGCCAGCAAACAACTTGTACACTTATGATATGACCTCTCTAATATGACCCCTATACAACATTGAAGAAGAGTATTACTCTTCATGTTACAAGTGAATACTGCACAGGAGCATTAATGGGTACAGCCAGCAAACAACTTGTACACTTATGATATGACCTCTCTAATATGACCCCTATACAACATTGAGGAAGAGTATTACTCTTCATGTTACAAGTGAATACTGCACAGGAGCATTAATGGGTACAGCCAGCAAACAACTTGTACACTTATGATATGACCTCTCTAATATGACCCCTATACAACATTGAAGAAGAGTATTACTCTTCATGTTACAAATGAATACTGCACAGGAGCATTAATGGGTACAGCCAGCAAACAACTTGTACACTTATGATATGACCTCTCTAATATGACCCCTATACAACATTGAAGAAGAGTATTACTCTTCATGTTACAAATGAATACTGCACAGGAGCATTAATGGGTACAGCCAGCAAACAACTTGTACACTTATGATATGACCAAGTGAATACTGCACAGGAGCATTAATGGGTACAGCCAGCAAACAACTTGTACACTTATGATATGACCAAGTGAATACTGCACAGGAGCATTAATGGGTACAGCCAGCAAACAACTTGTACACTTATGATATGACCAAGTGAATACTGCACAGGAGTATTAATGGGTACAGCCAGCAAACAACTTGTACACTTATGATATGACCTCTCTAATATGACCCCTATACAACATTGAAGAAGAGTATTACTCTTCATGTTACAAATGAATACTGCACAGGAGCATTAATGGGTACAGCCAGCAAACAACTTGTACACTTATGATATGACCAAGTGAATACTGCACAGGAGCATTAATGGGTACAGCCAGCAAACAACTTGTACACTTATGATATGACCAAGTGAATACTGCACAGGAGCATTAATGGGTACAGCCAGCAAACAACTTGTACACTTATGATATGACCAAGTGAATACTGCACAGGAGCATTAATGGGTACAGCCAGCAAACAACTTGTACACTTATGATATGACCAAGTGAATACTGCACAGGAGCATTAATGGGTACAGCCAGCAAACAACTTGTACACTTATGATATGACCAAGTGAATACTGCACAGGAGCATTAATGTGTACAGCCAGCAAACAACTTGTACACTTATGATATGACCAAGTGAATACTGCACAGGAGCATTAATGTGTACAGCCAGCAAACAACTTGTACACTTATGATATGACCAAGTGAATACTGCACAGGAGCATTAATGTGTACAGCCAGCAAACAACTTGTACACTTATGATATGACCAAGTGAATACTGCACAGGAGCATTAATGTGTACAGCCAGCAAACAACTTGTACACTTATGATATGACCAAGTGAATACTGCACAGGAGCATTAATGTGTACAGCCAGCAAACAACTTGTACACTTATGATATGACCAAGTGAATACTGCACAGGAGCATTAATGGGTACAGCCAGCAAACAACTTGTACACTTATGATATGACCAAGTGAATACTGCACAGGAGCATTAATGGGTACAGCCAGCAAACAACTTGTACACTTATGATATGACCAAGTGAATACTGCACAGGAGCATTAATGGGTACAACCAGCATAGACGATCTAAAGAAGTGAACTATGTTTCTTGTCGCCAATGACTACTATCTGTctacacaaaataaattagtaCAGCCAGATATTGACCCAAGTAATTTTAGTATGCCTTCTCAATTGGTATAATGTTGCGAACGATTTATAATATTAAGTTAGCAAGGTGATATGGAAAAGAGCTTCATTTTGAGATTTATGTGTGCCCTTCTTATCTGCAGTTTGTATTCTGTTGGTACTGTGGGGTAAATggtaaataaatgaaaccaaTACTGTAATGAtgctattttatgtttttttttcttttattaacagaaaaaaaacagTTGCAACACAACTACAATATAGTAGAACCTTTGTTTTACGTTCCCTGAATTTTTACGTACGCATAAAATGACTGATGACGTCATTGTTTTTTTACGTACGCATAAAATGACTGATGACGTCATTGTTTTTTTACGTACGCATAAAATGACTGATGACGTCATTGTTTTTTTACGTACGCATAAAATGACTGATGACGTCATTGTTTTTTTACGTACGCATAAAATGACTGATGACGTCATTGTTTttagtacagtacagtgtaatataaaatataatgtttgcAGTGCATACAGAtgattgtaaaatatatatttaaaacgaATAACATGCTTCAAGGAGGGATTTTATGGTTTGGACGAATCCCTTTTCACAGTGAAGCCCCCTTTAAGTACTTTGTGTCCAAACCCCATTGTCCGATCCCAGCCACAGCCTTGATAAcgcaattattttttaatttattttatattatatataatatatttttttttattaataccTAATAATTCTACTATATTGCggtatactgaataaacaaaaattacaaagtaaaaatgatattatattattataatattagccctctattatattattataatattacatttattatcattaaagTCGTGTGCATGGAGATGAATACGGTATTTATATGTCTAATGATGATAATGGCATTAGAATATACAGAACATTGAAATACTGTAATAGGTTTCTTGCATTCAAACGCCTGTAGTGTGTGAACGTAAATTGTGGAAGCAACAGGAGCCCTCTAGTGTTTGGAACCTCTGGTGAACTTTTGGTGTGCAGCCGAAAAATGATGTGCGGTCATTGCTGCGCTGACAGACAGTTCCCCGCCTATGAGAACACCCATTATCACTTCAGCAAAAGCATCTCTGCTGTTCTTTTCGGGAAGTTGTAACATACTTAGACACGTCTAAAATACAAGGAAAAAATTCTGTTAAAATGTCACCGTACAAAACTTGTACAACTACAACGTATGATGCGAGAGAGAATTTTTTTTCTCGACATGTGACTATGCATACAAATTATCTTTCGCAGAAAAcaaatgaatgcatataaaaattaagttttaaacTTCCTTTAAACAGAACACAAGTTTAGGTCACTAAACTAACAAGGAAAACAAGCAAACaatcatttataaattaattgtgccaacaaaattaattaaacggTACATACATTTTGAGAAGGCAGACCTGTGCCGCCTCCAATAGTTGCAACCATCATTGATGGAATAGTTGAGCGTACCCGAATATCACCTTCTGGTGTTTTACTCATCTCTGTACTACCAACATGCGATTCGGCCACGCAAGCAACGTCTTGTCCGCATGC
Encoded here:
- the LOC140047137 gene encoding mediator of RNA polymerase II transcription subunit 22-like, with translation MAQAGQRSSIPQSKDHLLRSYNKRLKDDVRSMLENFTEIIKLAKVEEVGQVSQQTQGEQDHNEMQVRAANIVRAGESLMTLVADIKQFLILNDFPSVNEAITKRSRYLKGVQTDIDVKLIQLRDDLTKDLYDIEEEYYSSRYK